In one Halorubrum sp. CBA1229 genomic region, the following are encoded:
- a CDS encoding bacterio-opsin activator domain-containing protein encodes MNWIIALSIGLRLLGVGYSVLLLARTRDRRFGFLTLLFSFMTLRQLLTAQTASTGLEELPGLVVSALTLLTVYYLSEYVTEEDALKTELRTANERLRSFRKAIEHAGHAIFLTDSDGTIEYANPAVESVTGYERDEVIGENPRLWQSGKHGDDFYADLWGQITSGSVWEGELTNRRKSGELLWIDATIAPITEDEDVDRFVAIERDVTERKERELRIEDQNERLTVLNNTNEVLRDINRELVAASTRDEIEAAVCEQFASSDLFDAAWIGSRGLVDGTVSPQSWAGSDRGPLESHIEAMCSADPTPVERALESGGPVFTDVEDDESESGDNKRCVVVPLAYRDAEYGVLGVVTRNPEAFDLIDRDVFLELGRTIADAISAVESKQTLISDSVTELEFRLTGVDEPLATMAARLDCTVTVEHVVDDGDENQIQYVTVDEPDPDVVAEYAADAECIETVQHVYTYDDRALYRLSVGGPSVVTTLARYGASIESFSLTGTTGRLVARVASSNDIRSVVNALRTTYDGLTLVAQRERERDVQTEAAFRKQLTAVLTERQREAARTAYFSGFFDWPREHSGEEVASMMDISQTTFTQHLRAAEKKLFEALFDGTGTSASP; translated from the coding sequence ATGAACTGGATTATCGCCCTCTCGATCGGACTGCGGCTGCTGGGCGTCGGGTACTCCGTCCTGCTGCTCGCTCGCACCCGCGACCGCCGGTTCGGCTTCCTGACGCTGCTGTTCTCCTTTATGACGCTCCGGCAACTGCTCACCGCACAGACGGCGAGCACCGGGCTCGAAGAGCTTCCCGGCCTCGTCGTGAGCGCGCTCACCCTGCTGACGGTGTACTACCTCTCGGAGTACGTCACCGAGGAAGACGCCCTCAAGACGGAACTTCGGACGGCAAACGAGCGCCTCAGGAGCTTTCGGAAGGCGATCGAACACGCCGGACACGCGATCTTTCTCACCGACTCCGACGGGACTATCGAGTACGCGAACCCGGCCGTCGAGTCGGTCACCGGGTACGAGCGGGACGAGGTGATCGGGGAGAACCCCCGGCTCTGGCAGTCCGGGAAACACGGCGACGATTTCTACGCGGATCTCTGGGGGCAGATCACGTCTGGGTCGGTGTGGGAAGGCGAACTCACGAACCGTCGGAAGTCGGGGGAGCTGCTGTGGATAGACGCGACGATCGCCCCGATCACCGAGGACGAAGACGTGGACCGCTTCGTCGCGATCGAGCGCGACGTCACCGAACGAAAGGAGCGCGAACTCCGCATCGAGGACCAGAACGAGCGCCTGACGGTCCTGAACAACACGAACGAAGTGCTCCGCGATATCAACCGCGAACTCGTCGCCGCGTCGACGCGCGACGAGATCGAGGCCGCCGTCTGCGAGCAGTTCGCCTCGTCGGACCTCTTCGATGCGGCTTGGATCGGGAGTCGCGGACTCGTCGACGGCACGGTGAGCCCGCAGTCGTGGGCCGGCAGCGACCGCGGACCGCTCGAGAGCCACATCGAAGCCATGTGTAGCGCCGATCCGACTCCGGTCGAACGGGCATTAGAGAGCGGAGGCCCCGTGTTTACCGACGTCGAGGACGACGAGTCGGAGTCAGGGGACAACAAGCGATGCGTCGTCGTTCCGCTCGCCTACCGCGACGCGGAGTACGGCGTCCTCGGCGTCGTCACCCGCAACCCGGAGGCGTTCGATCTGATCGACCGGGACGTGTTCCTCGAACTCGGTCGAACGATCGCGGACGCCATCAGCGCCGTCGAGAGCAAGCAGACGCTCATCTCCGACAGCGTCACCGAGCTGGAGTTCCGGCTGACGGGAGTCGACGAGCCGCTGGCAACGATGGCGGCGCGGCTCGACTGTACCGTCACGGTCGAGCACGTCGTCGACGACGGCGACGAGAATCAGATCCAGTACGTTACCGTCGACGAGCCCGATCCGGACGTCGTCGCCGAGTACGCGGCCGACGCCGAGTGCATCGAGACCGTCCAGCACGTCTACACGTACGACGACCGCGCGCTGTACCGGCTCTCGGTCGGCGGACCGTCGGTCGTCACGACGTTAGCGCGGTACGGGGCCAGCATCGAGTCGTTCTCGCTCACCGGAACCACCGGACGGCTGGTCGCGCGGGTCGCCAGCTCGAACGACATCCGAAGCGTCGTCAACGCGCTTCGGACGACCTACGACGGATTGACGCTGGTCGCGCAGCGGGAGCGCGAGCGGGACGTCCAGACCGAAGCCGCCTTCCGGAAACAGCTGACGGCCGTGTTGACGGAGCGCCAACGAGAGGCGGCGCGTACCGCGTACTTCTCGGGGTTCTTCGATTGGCCCCGCGAACACAGCGGCGAGGAGGTCGCGTCGATGATGGACATCTCACAGACGACGTTCACCCAGCACCTCCGGGCAGCGGAGAAGAAACTCTTCGAGGCGCTGTTCGACGGGACGGGGACGTCCGCCTCGCCGTGA
- a CDS encoding YccF domain-containing protein, which translates to MAQRSLLVRALWFVFVGWWVTPIVVNTAWLLNVTVVLLPLGIKLINLVPTVLTLAEPRSLSEPESARGQRSLAVRAIYFVLVGWWLSLLWANAASFLAITVVGLPVAIWMLNRLPYVTSLYRFHG; encoded by the coding sequence ATGGCACAACGATCTCTCCTCGTTCGGGCGCTGTGGTTCGTGTTCGTCGGCTGGTGGGTGACACCGATCGTCGTCAACACCGCGTGGCTGCTCAACGTCACGGTCGTCCTGCTCCCGCTCGGTATCAAGCTGATCAACCTCGTGCCGACGGTCCTCACGCTCGCAGAGCCGCGGTCGCTCTCGGAGCCCGAGTCGGCGCGGGGGCAACGATCGCTCGCCGTCCGAGCGATCTACTTCGTCCTCGTCGGCTGGTGGCTGAGCCTGCTGTGGGCGAACGCGGCGTCGTTCCTCGCGATCACGGTCGTCGGGCTCCCGGTCGCGATCTGGATGCTCAACCGGCTGCCGTACGTCACGTCGCTGTACCGGTTTCACGGGTGA
- a CDS encoding FKBP-type peptidyl-prolyl cis-trans isomerase, giving the protein MTLEYTGRLDDDTVFDTSRQSVAEEAGLAEAQPDREYAPLTVEIGDEQVIEGMEEGLIGLEAGETDTLTIPPEKAYGEPSDDQVQEFATEELREMLGGQTPEEGAYLEAQNGRQGEVVHVDEEVVRVDFNPALAGETLTFDVEIVDVN; this is encoded by the coding sequence GTGACGCTCGAGTACACGGGACGACTGGACGACGACACGGTGTTCGACACTTCTCGGCAATCCGTCGCCGAGGAGGCGGGCCTCGCCGAGGCCCAACCGGACCGAGAGTACGCGCCGCTGACGGTCGAAATCGGCGACGAACAGGTCATCGAGGGGATGGAGGAGGGGCTCATCGGCCTCGAGGCCGGGGAGACGGACACGCTGACGATCCCGCCGGAGAAGGCCTACGGCGAGCCCAGCGACGACCAGGTCCAAGAGTTCGCAACCGAGGAGCTCCGCGAGATGCTCGGCGGCCAGACGCCCGAAGAGGGCGCCTATCTCGAGGCCCAGAACGGCAGACAAGGCGAGGTCGTCCACGTCGACGAGGAGGTCGTCCGGGTGGATTTCAACCCCGCACTCGCCGGCGAGACGCTGACGTTCGACGTCGAGATCGTCGACGTCAACTGA
- a CDS encoding pyridoxal-phosphate dependent enzyme, with amino-acid sequence MSPALRCYRCGERYEGATRVRCECGEPLWFETDATEFAWADRRERDGVWRYDPLLPIDRPAGLARAAGGTPLVRSEGLDAAAGCRVYVKDEGEHPTGAYKDRGSAVAVPRATAAGDGAVGTVSYGNMAMSTAAHAASLGRECAVLVPDDISSVRLELIGQYEPTIVRVDGDYGALYGDALELSATLPVRFLVSDDPARISGYKTALFEICEAFALDAPDVPDAPDVPDAPDAIVLPTSSGGFASGIWRGIRDLEAAGLLDDPPRLHLVQTAASDPITRAFDAGETDPTPLGPDETGETIAHSIGNPDPPSGGRALAAVRDTGGAVVSVTDDELRAAKRRFAVDGGFCVEPASAASLAGATRLSERGEIAVDDAVVLVPTGTGFKELGAGDASVSTERASRAALPERLASLLGAR; translated from the coding sequence ATGTCTCCCGCGTTGCGGTGTTACCGGTGTGGGGAACGGTACGAGGGCGCGACCCGCGTCCGCTGTGAGTGCGGGGAGCCGCTCTGGTTCGAGACCGACGCGACGGAATTCGCCTGGGCGGACCGTCGGGAGCGCGACGGCGTGTGGCGCTACGATCCGCTCCTGCCGATCGACCGCCCCGCCGGGCTCGCTCGCGCCGCGGGCGGTACCCCGCTGGTCAGGAGCGAGGGGCTCGACGCCGCCGCGGGCTGTCGCGTGTACGTCAAAGACGAGGGCGAACACCCGACCGGAGCCTACAAGGACCGGGGCAGCGCCGTCGCCGTCCCGCGCGCGACCGCGGCGGGCGACGGCGCCGTCGGCACCGTCTCGTACGGGAACATGGCGATGAGCACCGCCGCGCACGCCGCGAGCCTCGGTCGGGAGTGCGCCGTGCTCGTTCCCGACGACATCTCGTCGGTCCGACTGGAGCTCATCGGTCAGTACGAGCCGACGATCGTGCGGGTCGACGGCGACTACGGGGCGCTGTACGGCGACGCGCTCGAGCTGTCCGCGACGCTCCCGGTCCGGTTCCTCGTCAGCGACGACCCGGCCCGGATCAGCGGCTACAAGACCGCCCTCTTCGAGATCTGCGAGGCGTTCGCGCTCGACGCGCCCGACGTGCCCGACGCCCCCGACGTGCCCGACGCCCCCGACGCGATCGTGCTGCCGACGAGCTCCGGCGGGTTCGCCTCGGGGATCTGGCGCGGGATCCGCGACCTCGAGGCCGCCGGCCTGCTCGACGACCCGCCGCGGCTGCACCTCGTCCAGACCGCCGCGTCGGACCCGATCACGCGGGCGTTCGACGCCGGCGAGACCGATCCGACGCCACTCGGGCCCGACGAGACCGGCGAGACGATCGCCCACTCGATCGGGAACCCGGACCCGCCGAGCGGCGGGCGCGCGCTCGCGGCGGTCCGCGACACCGGCGGCGCCGTCGTCTCGGTCACCGACGACGAGCTCCGGGCGGCGAAGCGGCGGTTCGCCGTCGACGGCGGCTTCTGCGTCGAGCCGGCGTCGGCGGCGTCGCTCGCCGGCGCGACCCGACTGTCGGAGCGCGGCGAGATCGCCGTCGACGACGCCGTCGTCCTCGTCCCGACCGGGACGGGATTCAAGGAGCTCGGTGCCGGCGACGCGTCGGTGTCGACCGAGCGGGCGAGCAGGGCGGCGCTCCCGGAGCGGCTCGCCTCGCTGCTCGGCGCCCGCTGA
- a CDS encoding lipoyl domain-containing protein encodes MSGRRGATDGGSGMRVAIRATGDWEDDVDETEGILVDWFAREGRSVEAGDTLCEIQVEKVSVDVRASVAGTLDEIVVGEDDAFEIGDTLGWLRTE; translated from the coding sequence ATGAGCGGCCGACGGGGCGCGACCGACGGCGGCTCGGGGATGCGGGTCGCGATCCGCGCGACCGGCGACTGGGAGGACGACGTCGACGAGACCGAGGGGATCCTCGTCGACTGGTTCGCCCGCGAAGGCCGGTCGGTCGAGGCGGGCGACACGCTCTGCGAGATTCAAGTCGAGAAGGTGAGCGTCGACGTGCGAGCGTCCGTGGCGGGGACGCTCGACGAGATCGTCGTCGGCGAGGACGACGCGTTCGAGATCGGCGACACGCTCGGGTGGCTCCGCACCGAGTGA
- a CDS encoding alpha-ketoacid dehydrogenase subunit beta, whose protein sequence is MSETEGVVDRELTMSRAMVESIAHEMRENEEVFYMGEDVADYGGIFDSTQGLLDEFGRDRIMDVPISETAYLGAAVGAAQEGMRPIAELMFADFFGVAMDQIYNQLAKNTYMSGGNVNVPLVLTAAVGGTYNDAAQHSQTLYGTFAHIPGLKLVVPSTAYDAKGLMHNAIRDDDPVMYLFHKRLMGIGWMPAPDGPKTPVPETDYTIPFGSADVKREGADVTVVTLGLHVHRALDAAKSLAAEGIDVEVIDLRTLVPLDTDTVLESVRKTGRLVVVDEDYRSFGVTGEIVASVADRDLGALEAVERVAVPDVPIPYARPMENEVIPDADDIEARVRAVASEQ, encoded by the coding sequence ATGAGTGAGACGGAGGGCGTCGTCGACCGCGAGCTGACGATGAGCCGGGCGATGGTCGAGTCGATCGCCCACGAGATGCGCGAGAACGAGGAGGTCTTCTACATGGGCGAGGACGTCGCCGACTACGGCGGCATCTTCGACAGCACCCAGGGGTTGCTCGACGAGTTCGGTCGCGACCGGATCATGGACGTGCCGATCAGCGAGACCGCGTACCTCGGAGCGGCGGTCGGCGCCGCGCAGGAGGGAATGCGCCCCATCGCGGAGCTGATGTTCGCGGACTTCTTCGGCGTCGCGATGGACCAGATCTACAATCAGCTCGCGAAGAACACCTACATGAGCGGCGGCAACGTGAACGTGCCGCTCGTGCTCACGGCCGCGGTGGGCGGGACGTACAACGACGCCGCCCAGCACTCACAGACGCTCTACGGGACGTTCGCGCACATTCCCGGGCTGAAGCTCGTCGTGCCGTCGACCGCCTACGACGCGAAGGGGCTGATGCACAACGCGATCCGCGACGACGACCCGGTGATGTACCTGTTCCACAAGCGGCTGATGGGGATCGGCTGGATGCCGGCGCCCGACGGCCCGAAGACCCCGGTCCCGGAGACCGACTACACGATTCCGTTCGGGTCGGCAGACGTCAAGCGCGAGGGCGCCGACGTCACGGTGGTCACGCTCGGGCTCCACGTCCACCGCGCCCTCGACGCGGCGAAGTCGCTCGCGGCGGAGGGGATCGACGTCGAGGTAATCGACCTCCGCACGCTGGTCCCGCTCGACACCGACACGGTCCTCGAATCGGTCCGGAAGACCGGGCGGCTCGTCGTCGTCGACGAGGACTACCGGTCCTTCGGCGTCACCGGAGAGATCGTCGCGAGCGTCGCCGACCGCGACCTCGGCGCGCTCGAGGCCGTCGAGCGGGTCGCCGTCCCCGACGTGCCGATCCCGTACGCCCGGCCGATGGAGAACGAGGTGATCCCGGACGCCGACGACATCGAAGCGCGCGTCCGGGCGGTCGCGTCCGAACAATGA
- a CDS encoding thiamine pyrophosphate-dependent dehydrogenase E1 component subunit alpha, with amino-acid sequence MYADMVTARHYEERLQEEYLEGKQPAFDISAGPIPGELHLAAGQEAAAAGVCHHLRQEDTVTAPHRPHHVAIAKGVDLKRMTAEIFGRETGLGKGKGGHMHLFDPDVNFACSGIIAEGCPPAAGAALAAKKRNEDAVAVAFLGEGAIDQGAFLESLNFASVHDLPVVFVVEDNDWAISMPKERVTDVEDGSDRAAGFDMPGVRVDRDDALAVYEAAGEAIGRARDRNGPTLLEVQVHRRMGHFMGDPQTYRSDEDENAALARDSIDRLESELRDHGVDDAELGAIRDDAESRVEEAIAWAKEQPQPDPEDAYDDVFVNPPSGVTTEEPEFDLAEVSGDE; translated from the coding sequence CTGTACGCAGACATGGTAACGGCCCGGCACTACGAGGAACGCCTCCAAGAGGAGTATCTGGAGGGGAAGCAACCGGCGTTCGACATCTCCGCGGGACCGATTCCCGGTGAGCTCCACCTGGCGGCGGGCCAGGAGGCGGCCGCCGCGGGCGTCTGTCATCACCTCCGTCAGGAGGACACCGTGACGGCGCCGCATCGGCCCCACCACGTCGCCATCGCGAAGGGCGTCGACCTGAAGCGGATGACCGCCGAGATCTTCGGGCGGGAGACCGGTCTCGGAAAGGGGAAGGGCGGCCACATGCACCTGTTCGACCCCGACGTGAACTTCGCGTGTAGCGGGATCATCGCCGAGGGGTGTCCGCCGGCGGCCGGGGCGGCGTTGGCGGCGAAAAAGCGGAACGAGGACGCCGTCGCGGTCGCGTTCCTCGGCGAGGGGGCGATCGACCAGGGGGCGTTCCTCGAGTCGCTGAACTTCGCGAGCGTCCACGACCTGCCGGTCGTGTTCGTCGTCGAGGACAACGACTGGGCGATCAGCATGCCCAAGGAGCGCGTCACCGACGTGGAGGACGGGTCGGACAGGGCCGCCGGGTTCGACATGCCCGGCGTCCGCGTCGATCGGGACGACGCCCTCGCCGTCTACGAGGCGGCCGGCGAGGCGATCGGGCGGGCGCGAGACCGGAACGGGCCCACGCTCCTGGAGGTGCAGGTCCACCGCCGGATGGGTCACTTCATGGGCGACCCGCAGACGTACCGCTCCGACGAGGACGAGAACGCGGCGCTCGCCCGCGACTCGATCGACAGGCTCGAGTCCGAGCTCCGCGACCACGGCGTCGACGACGCCGAACTCGGGGCGATCCGCGACGACGCGGAGTCGCGGGTCGAGGAGGCGATCGCGTGGGCGAAAGAACAGCCGCAGCCCGACCCCGAGGACGCCTACGACGACGTCTTCGTGAACCCGCCCTCGGGCGTGACGACGGAGGAGCCGGAGTTCGACCTCGCGGAGGTGAGCGGCGATGAGTGA
- the rdfA gene encoding rod-determining factor RdfA: MTGEDGPNTKVGRVIETYDLDELGARLEAAWTGETGERTSLRDLADEFNEAVLAAAVRETAGSSLDVEASSTYEALRNGTGSEATRARRRLEREGVDVDELTADFVTHQAVHTYLTEDRGASLPTDETDRAERKIETIEKLQGRLSAVTESAISSLASADELDRDDYDVLVDVRGVCPHCGADASVVDLIRRGGCGCTSEDESPSDD; encoded by the coding sequence ATGACCGGCGAGGACGGACCGAACACGAAGGTCGGACGCGTGATCGAGACGTACGACCTCGACGAGCTCGGAGCGAGGCTCGAGGCCGCGTGGACGGGGGAAACGGGCGAACGCACGAGCCTGCGGGACCTCGCCGACGAGTTCAACGAGGCGGTGTTGGCGGCGGCGGTCCGCGAGACCGCCGGCTCGTCGCTCGACGTCGAGGCGTCGAGCACGTACGAGGCGCTGCGGAACGGGACCGGATCGGAGGCGACCCGGGCGCGACGACGCCTCGAACGCGAGGGGGTGGACGTCGACGAGCTGACCGCGGACTTCGTCACGCATCAGGCGGTCCACACGTACCTCACCGAGGACCGCGGGGCGAGCCTCCCGACCGACGAGACGGACCGCGCCGAGCGCAAGATCGAGACGATCGAGAAGCTGCAGGGCCGCCTCTCCGCGGTCACCGAGTCGGCGATCTCGTCACTCGCGAGCGCCGACGAGCTCGACCGTGACGACTACGACGTCCTCGTCGACGTGCGGGGCGTCTGTCCGCACTGCGGGGCGGACGCGTCGGTCGTCGACCTGATCCGGCGAGGCGGCTGCGGCTGCACGAGCGAGGACGAGTCGCCGAGCGACGACTGA
- a CDS encoding archaea-specific SMC-related protein encodes MTQTSQSVVRVDVRNVGGIDEATVTLPEGVSVLAGRNATNRTSFLQALMAGLGSRRSSLKGDADEGSVTLELGDETYTRTLTRRGDSVAFGGDPYLDDPELADLFAFLLENNEARRAVARGDDLQEIIMRPIDTESIDAEIQECKRERSELEDEIDRLDGLERELPDLEAERREKRAELDDAEAELEAVREELADLDAGVEESRTRKQELEDAFQRVRDARSELDDLQFDLETERSTLTELESERDELRETVESTREPDESPDELAGRIDELRRRQRALDDAINELGSVISFNEDMLEGTAPAIDVDRSGGDAVDAAGASQPDDSPTDALTGDDRTTCWTCGSAVETGQIETTLDRLRDLRSERLDERSELRAEIQELTDRQSALREAQREAERAEERLDAVETEIASTESRIEELEAAIEAKRTEIEELEAEAESIDVDGHEETLERHREANEIELRVERLESEIEELDAEIDEREAAIERREELEAEREAVAERLTELRTRVDRLEEGAVEEFNEHMATVLDILGYENLDRIWIERRETDVREGRRTVTRTRFDLHIVRSSPDGAAYEDTVDHLSESEREVTGLVFALAGYLVHDVHETVPFIVLDSLEAIDSDRIARVVDYFRDHADFLVAALLPEDAAALSEEYTYVEQID; translated from the coding sequence ATGACTCAGACCTCTCAATCGGTCGTCCGCGTTGACGTCCGGAACGTGGGCGGCATCGACGAGGCGACCGTGACCCTCCCCGAGGGCGTCTCCGTGTTGGCCGGGCGGAACGCGACGAACCGGACCTCCTTCCTGCAGGCGCTGATGGCCGGGCTCGGGAGCCGGCGGAGCTCGCTGAAGGGCGACGCCGACGAGGGGTCGGTGACCCTCGAACTCGGGGACGAGACGTACACCCGAACGCTGACGCGGCGGGGCGATTCCGTCGCGTTCGGCGGCGACCCGTACCTCGACGACCCGGAGCTCGCGGACCTGTTCGCGTTCCTGCTGGAGAACAACGAGGCGCGTCGGGCCGTCGCGCGCGGCGACGACCTCCAAGAGATCATCATGCGGCCGATCGATACGGAGTCGATCGACGCCGAGATCCAAGAATGCAAGCGGGAACGGAGCGAGCTGGAAGACGAGATCGACCGGCTGGACGGGCTGGAACGCGAACTGCCCGACCTCGAGGCCGAGCGCCGGGAGAAGCGGGCGGAGCTCGACGACGCGGAGGCGGAGCTCGAGGCGGTCCGGGAGGAGTTGGCGGACCTCGACGCCGGCGTCGAGGAGAGCCGGACGCGCAAACAGGAGCTCGAGGACGCGTTCCAGCGGGTTCGCGACGCGCGTTCGGAGCTCGACGACCTCCAGTTCGACCTCGAGACGGAGCGGTCGACGCTGACGGAGCTGGAGTCGGAGCGCGACGAGCTCCGGGAGACGGTCGAGTCGACGCGGGAGCCCGACGAGAGCCCCGACGAGCTCGCGGGGCGCATCGACGAGCTGCGGCGTCGCCAGCGCGCGCTCGACGACGCGATCAACGAGCTCGGCAGCGTCATCAGCTTCAACGAGGACATGCTCGAGGGCACGGCGCCCGCCATCGACGTGGACCGGAGCGGCGGCGACGCGGTCGACGCCGCCGGCGCGTCTCAGCCCGACGACAGTCCGACCGACGCGCTGACCGGCGACGACCGGACGACGTGTTGGACCTGCGGCTCCGCGGTGGAGACCGGACAGATCGAGACGACGCTCGACCGCCTCCGGGACCTCCGGTCGGAGCGGCTCGACGAGCGCAGCGAGCTCCGCGCGGAGATCCAGGAGCTGACCGACAGGCAGTCCGCGCTCCGCGAGGCGCAGCGCGAGGCCGAGCGCGCCGAAGAGCGGCTCGACGCGGTCGAGACGGAGATCGCGTCGACCGAGTCGCGAATCGAGGAGCTGGAGGCGGCGATCGAGGCGAAGCGGACGGAGATCGAGGAGCTGGAGGCGGAGGCCGAATCGATCGACGTGGACGGCCACGAGGAGACGCTGGAGCGCCACCGCGAAGCCAACGAGATCGAGCTCCGGGTCGAGCGGCTCGAATCGGAGATCGAGGAACTCGACGCGGAGATCGACGAGCGGGAGGCCGCGATCGAACGGCGCGAGGAGTTGGAGGCGGAGCGCGAAGCGGTCGCGGAGCGGCTGACGGAGCTGCGCACCCGAGTCGATCGGTTGGAGGAGGGGGCCGTCGAGGAGTTCAACGAGCACATGGCGACGGTCCTCGACATTCTCGGGTACGAGAACCTCGACCGGATCTGGATCGAGCGCCGCGAGACCGACGTGCGCGAGGGGCGCCGGACCGTCACCCGAACGCGGTTCGATCTGCACATCGTCCGCTCGTCGCCCGACGGGGCGGCGTACGAGGACACCGTCGACCACCTCTCGGAGAGCGAGCGCGAGGTGACCGGACTGGTGTTCGCGCTGGCGGGATACCTGGTCCACGACGTCCACGAGACGGTGCCGTTCATCGTCCTCGACTCGCTGGAGGCGATCGACTCGGACCGCATCGCGCGCGTGGTCGACTACTTCCGCGACCACGCCGACTTCCTCGTCGCCGCCCTGCTGCCCGAGGACGCCGCCGCGCTCTCCGAGGAGTACACGTACGTCGAGCAGATCGACTGA
- a CDS encoding DUF362 domain-containing protein, with protein sequence MDTLDDLVVPEATVLDACGARPLPDLGLIERRWDTDPIPSERIEAAAAAAVASLDFDGVPDGGEVAVGAGSRGIANLPAIVAGVVGAVRDAGYDPFVFPAMGSHGGATAAGQREMLESLGVTPDAIGCEIRSSMEVVQVGETPDRGVPVYADAHAAAADAIVPVNRVKPHTDYDGPVESGLSKMLVIGMGKQRGAKTAHEWAVDWSFRNMIPEIAEKLLAELPVAGGVAIVEDQFDDTAVIEGVPPSGFLDREAELLELAYDRLPTIPFDDVDVLILDRQGKDVSGQGMDTNVIGRRPFAINEPEPELPDVKRIFVRGLTETTHGNAMGMGSADFVHRDLAAELDSSTTLINAITASTTRGVRLPPVVETDRAGLVASLSTVGVVGPDDARVLRATDTMRLDRLYASPALVEAARERDDLRVVAEPTPIEFDDGQFAAPTPHETGGGES encoded by the coding sequence ATGGACACTCTCGACGACCTCGTCGTGCCCGAGGCGACGGTGCTCGACGCGTGCGGCGCCCGACCGCTCCCGGACCTGGGGCTCATCGAGCGCAGGTGGGACACCGACCCCATCCCGAGCGAGCGCATCGAGGCCGCGGCCGCGGCGGCGGTGGCGTCGCTCGATTTCGACGGCGTACCCGACGGCGGCGAGGTCGCCGTCGGCGCCGGCAGCCGCGGGATCGCTAACCTCCCGGCGATCGTGGCCGGCGTCGTCGGTGCGGTTCGGGACGCCGGCTACGACCCCTTCGTGTTCCCGGCGATGGGGAGCCACGGCGGGGCGACCGCGGCGGGCCAGCGGGAGATGCTCGAATCCCTCGGGGTGACCCCGGACGCGATCGGCTGCGAGATCCGATCGAGCATGGAGGTCGTTCAGGTCGGCGAGACCCCGGACCGTGGCGTCCCCGTCTACGCGGACGCCCACGCCGCCGCCGCCGACGCGATCGTTCCGGTCAACCGGGTGAAGCCCCACACCGATTACGACGGCCCCGTCGAGAGCGGGCTCTCGAAGATGCTCGTCATCGGCATGGGGAAACAGCGCGGGGCGAAGACGGCCCACGAGTGGGCGGTCGACTGGAGCTTCCGGAACATGATCCCGGAGATCGCGGAGAAGCTGCTGGCCGAGCTCCCGGTCGCGGGCGGCGTCGCGATCGTCGAGGACCAGTTCGACGACACCGCCGTGATCGAGGGCGTCCCCCCGTCCGGGTTCCTCGACCGCGAGGCGGAGCTGTTGGAGCTCGCCTACGACCGCCTGCCGACGATCCCCTTCGATGACGTCGACGTGCTGATCCTCGACCGGCAGGGGAAAGACGTCAGCGGACAGGGGATGGACACGAACGTGATCGGTCGCCGCCCGTTCGCGATCAACGAGCCGGAGCCGGAGCTCCCCGACGTCAAGCGGATCTTCGTGCGGGGGCTGACCGAGACGACCCACGGCAACGCCATGGGGATGGGGTCCGCGGACTTCGTCCACCGGGACCTGGCCGCCGAGCTCGACAGCTCGACCACGCTCATCAACGCGATCACCGCGAGCACGACGCGGGGCGTCAGGCTGCCACCGGTCGTCGAGACGGACCGCGCCGGCCTCGTCGCGTCGCTGTCGACCGTCGGCGTCGTCGGCCCGGACGACGCCCGCGTGCTCCGAGCGACGGACACGATGCGGCTCGACCGGCTGTACGCCTCCCCTGCGCTCGTCGAAGCGGCCCGCGAGCGCGACGACCTGCGAGTCGTCGCGGAGCCGACACCGATCGAGTTCGACGACGGACAGTTCGCCGCGCCGACCCCGCACGAGACGGGAGGCGGCGAGTCGTAA